ATAACATAcgttagtttgtttttgtacatattGCAGCTCCAGATCATGCTCAAATCTGTATGtcattaaaagaagaaaaaaaaaaaaagagagaaaaaaaacttgcaaTATTGgcataaaaatgagaaataaaaaaagtgatataaaatctcagtgtgtgttatgtttttAATCGTAAGCATGGACGTTTTTACACTTTACTCCAAATAATTCAGCCTTTAACTGACAGTACAAATGAATAACCCAgacttgtgtatttttttaatgtaaaacatgaacatgttaaGCCATTTACATCGTTCCATGTCCCCGTGAAGGCCGATAGGGCTTTGGGCATCTACCAAGCCCAAATGGAGCTCTTATCCCTGGGAAGAGGTCCCAGCAGATTGCCGCTTTTCTTTCTACCACTTGTCTGGGCCCTAATGCCCTCAGTCCTTTAGATCCACTTTTATTAAAGCCGTTAAAAGCTCCAAGTTATTCTGCCCCAAGTCTTTGCTGACGCAGCCGCGCGCCCGACGCTTTATATGGTCAACCAGACGACGTGGGTTATGCGGGagatgtgttgtgtgtctgtacatAAAAGACTATTCCCAGAACCACTTCAGCACGTCAATAACAAACCTGTGAAATCACTGCGATTACATTCAGTTTAATGCGCCAGCAGGTTTAACAGGGCGTCTTGTCGAAATAGGCACATTATCAAGAAAACAGAATCTCAATGAGAAGTAAGAATTTACACAACAGCGTTTAGGTCGTACAGTTAACATGATACAGGAGAACGAAATGGGAGTAAGTTGCTACATTGGCGCTGCTATATTTAACAGTATGGGTCCGGGGGGGGGGAAATCAGGTGGGTGATGGCGGGAATGAACCCtttgaagaagagagaggataCAGGTGTTCAAAGTCCCACAAAAAGACAAGGCCTCTGCAGTTCCCACAGAACACACAGTACAGCCCCCCTTaggcacacatatacacacacacacacacacacacacacagtgggtcAAGGACAAGAGCAGAACTGTTTGTGCACCGGAGGACTGTTCTGAAGCTACTGAGCACAGTTACGCTTGCAGAGTGACAGACATAAGAGCCCGTGCTGCATGCACTGCATGCCCGTGCATGCGAGCGCCATcgaaaagaaataaagaagcaTGATGGAGATCTGAAGCCGCTTTCCCAACCTGTTCGCATTGCTGCTGATTattctgtgctgtggttttgcCAATTTCCAGAGAGTCaagtgtttgaaatgtgaaatccaTCACAGTCGGTGTTAAAGAAATGGGCCGACATTTTGGAATAAGAGCTCTGCTTTCTCGCTCGTTAAATCCTGTGCGGCAGTTGGCATGCAGAGAGTTAGAACGCAAACAGGACTGAACAAGGaagatgtttgtgttgttgtgatcTTTGAAGGGTTCCTGTTACTACTAGTCTTGCTAGCTGCAAAGCGAACCACctcccagctccagctccagctccagctccatacTTAACACAGACACGAAAGTGGCATCGCGCTTCTCATCTAATGTGTGACAAGAAagcaaaacatgacatttagaatataaaaacatttacattttgaattgtgGTCAGGGGTCATGTCCTGGAAATTATACATTACTTCCAGCTAAGCTACTCACCTTAAGGTGTATTTAGTAGCCAGCTTTTGATCACATCaaatgatcttcatcagcataTGGACTCAGTTGTCACGGAAAAAATATAGATGTTCGAATTCCACTTTTAAGAACTTTTTTTCCATGTTGGCTTAAAAGTTTCAGTCTTGACCGTGTCTACAACAAACTCAAGGATGAATCTGATATGATCGAAGGCTCCACAGTGGTTACTGAATCGCCCTTCAGTTCATCAACAGAAGTAATCGTGTAAGAACGTCACCTTGGAGCTCTTTTTAACAAATTGCCAGTCGTGGTTTTTCCTCACCTTCCCTGAGGCACCAGGTGGCTGGAGTTTACCGCATCGGAACTGTTTTCGTTAGAGGTTAGCgagactttttattttgtaatttggaTGAACTGATTTTGTGCAGTCTAATCCCTCTGGCACTGATTGTGATTGTGGATATTTCTCACCTTGTGCATGGTGTATGGAAAGACTATTTGGTCCCTGTACAGTTACATATGTGTTTACCACTTACTGTGTCATGGGAGCAACTAAAATGTAGTTAAAGAAAGCATATTGAGTGCATTAACTGGTATTCTGCTTCACAACCCTTGCTGTGTTAGGCATTAAGCTTGGAGACATTTGGCTGTGTTGATGTGCTGTGAGAGCGCCTCTGCTCCACAGTCACTGGCTATTGTAGCCACGTCATGTCACACTCCGAGCCAAAGCAACGCAGCTGCTCGTTGAGTAGTCATATAAGCACGGTGAGGGCTTTAAGTTAAAACAACACACCGCAGAGTGTTCGGACTAAAGGCAGAGCtcttacgcacacacacacacacacacacacacatttctatccAGTTTAAGTCAGCTCACTCCAGGCAGCTGCACGGATGCCGGTGTAGGTGAAGCGTGTGCTGGCTCCACTTGGCGGGGTATGACCATTCTGCTCAGTGGTCTTTGGCGTCTCTCTCGATCTGCCCGCTTCCCCTTTGGCCGTTCCCATTCCAGCTGACCTCCTCAAGCCGCTGCTGCCTCCGCCGCTCCTCCttaagcagctgcagcaggtgaaCGTGGCCAGTATGCCCTGGCGGAAGCGCTTGTTCATAAAGCAGTAAATGATGGGGTTGACACAGGCCGAGGTGTAGGACAGCAGGTGGATGAAGGAGATGGGCGCGCCGGTCAGACGGTAGGCCGAGCGCCGGTCGAAAGCCTGCCACGCGTTGACCACAAAGACGGGGGTCCAGcacaagaaaaagaggaagacgATGACGAGGAGCATGCGGATCACACGCTTCTTGGCCATCAGGTTGGCCGTAGAGCTGCTGCCGCACACACGGCCCATCATGGGCTTACTGCTGGAGCTGGCCGTACTCACTGTGATGCTCTTCTTTTTAGACGGCTGTAGGTAGCAGCCGTCACTGTCGCCGGGCTTGATGCTGCCGGTGCTggattgtctgtctgtcaggggAGGGAATGTGAGAAGACAAGACTGGAGTGTAAAAGTGCAACTCTGTCAGCAGCCTAGAAAAATGCAGGAGCGAAGCCCTCATGACTTGGAAGGCCGGGGTCATGTCTACAAAACTGACTTTTCTAAAAGCCGAGGCTGCATTTCCAGGACAATAGGCTGTTATATGTCAAAGTTAAATAATGTtctatattttttaatgtaaaaaaagattaaaaaggaCCAAATCCAGCAATTAATTGATCTTAGTAACAAGTATTATAAGTAACATTGAGTCAGTCTCACAagcaccatcctgctgctgctgtaaaaactcCCTCGAATGCCAAATGTGTATcaatccgcagctgaaaatagtcccccaaAACTGCAACTTTTACACCTCTTTTGAGTTATGTTTGCTAAATTCTACAGTGCCCAGATGT
The sequence above is a segment of the Pempheris klunzingeri isolate RE-2024b chromosome 23, fPemKlu1.hap1, whole genome shotgun sequence genome. Coding sequences within it:
- the cckar gene encoding cholecystokinin receptor type A isoform X2, which translates into the protein MRTVTNLFLLSLSASDLMVSLVCIPFTLIPNLMRDFIFGTGMCKLVMYFMGVSVSVSTFNLVAISLERYSAICNPLTSRTWQTKSHAAKVITATWVASFILMLPYPISSTLKPFTRLNNSTGHMCRLVWPNDIIQQSWYVSLLLLLFLIPGIVMMTAYGLISLELYRGIKFELSSRKSSRDRQSSTGSIKPGDSDGCYLQPSKKKSITVSTASSSSKPMMGRVCGSSSTANLMAKKRVIRMLLVIVFLFFLCWTPVFVVNAWQAFDRRSAYRLTGAPISFIHLLSYTSACVNPIIYCFMNKRFRQGILATFTCCSCLRRSGGGSSGLRRSAGMGTAKGEAGRSRETPKTTEQNGHTPPSGASTRFTYTGIRAAAWSELT